The genomic DNA CACCCGTTTGGCACGGCCGCTGCACGCTTGCGACATCCCTCACCCGCAAGGACCGCCACATGACTCAGAACGATCCGGGCAATGACTACCCCCTGAGCGAAGTCCCGCTGCACGCTCGCAAGGGCCTGGCCTCCACGGCCATGGTGCTGCTGGGTTTCACCTTCTTCACCGCGACGATGTTTGCCGGTGGCAAGCTGGGCGTGGCGTTCGGTTTTGCCGAGATGCTCACGGTCATCGTCATCGGCAACCTGCTACTGGGCCTCTATGCCGCCGGCCTGGGCTACATCGCCTTCAAGAGCGGGCTCAATTCGGTGTTGATGGGGCGTTTCTGTTTCGGCGAGGTGGGCAGCAAGCTCAGTGACTTGATCCTCGGGTTCACCCAGATCGGCTGGTACGCCTGGGGCACGGCGACCGCCGCGGTGGTGCTGGGCAAGTACTTCGAATTGGGCCAGGGCACGGTGCTGTGGCTGATGGTGTTGTTCGGCCTGGGGTTCTGCGCCACGGCCTATGTCGGTTATCGCGGGCTGGAAATCCTCTCGTACCTCGCCGTGCCGGCCATGATGTTGCTGCTGATGCTGTCGATGTGGGTGGCGACGGTGAAGGTCGGCGGCTTCGACGGCTTGCTGGCGGTGGTGCCCACGGGCAGCCTCGATTGGTCCACCGCCATCACGCTGGTGTTCGGCACCTTCGTCAGCGGCGCGACCCAGGCGACCAACTGGACGCGGTTCTCCCGCTCGGCGAAGGTCGCGGTGCTGGCGAGCCTGATTGGCTTCTTCCTGGGCAACGGCCTGATGGTGCTGATCGGCGCCTACGGGGCCATCGTCTATCAACAACCGGACGTGGTCGAAGTGTTGCTGCTGCAGGGCTTCGCCATGGCGGCGATGGCGATGCTGCTGCTCAACATCTGGAGTACCCAGGACAACACCATCTACAACTTCGCCGTGGCCGGTTGCAACCTGCTGCGCACCCGCCGACGCAAGACCGTGACCCTCTGCGGCGCGGTGATCGGCACGTTGCTGGCGCTGCTGGGCATGTACGACATGCTGGTGCCGTACCTGATCCTGCTGGGCACCGTGATCCCCCCCATTGGCGGGGTGATCATGGCCGATTTCTTCTTCCGCTGGCGCG from Pseudomonas beijingensis includes the following:
- the codB gene encoding cytosine permease is translated as MTQNDPGNDYPLSEVPLHARKGLASTAMVLLGFTFFTATMFAGGKLGVAFGFAEMLTVIVIGNLLLGLYAAGLGYIAFKSGLNSVLMGRFCFGEVGSKLSDLILGFTQIGWYAWGTATAAVVLGKYFELGQGTVLWLMVLFGLGFCATAYVGYRGLEILSYLAVPAMMLLLMLSMWVATVKVGGFDGLLAVVPTGSLDWSTAITLVFGTFVSGATQATNWTRFSRSAKVAVLASLIGFFLGNGLMVLIGAYGAIVYQQPDVVEVLLLQGFAMAAMAMLLLNIWSTQDNTIYNFAVAGCNLLRTRRRKTVTLCGAVIGTLLALLGMYDMLVPYLILLGTVIPPIGGVIMADFFFRWRGRYPRLAEARLPAFNWPGLLAYGLGTVAAFNSPWVAPLVGIAAGALTYVLLIGVMGIRTADAPLQDL